One Bradyrhizobium sp. CCGB12 genomic window carries:
- a CDS encoding ATP-binding protein: MAIDAPSSPNTQPWSDRLRHSTIILIAAALALSVLVSLGELSALPAAIVFLCIAAAALIPWRLHDAAASRDDVRRINNPVESAAVAAVVAGMPDPAVLLDRAGRVIHLNAAAAQLAPALRRNELAQFALRSPEIITALREAIATTEPRRATYLDHVPVDRWLELMITPVPVPTTFGGADKCMLMTFHDQTPLRRVEEMRADFVANASHELRTPLAALSGFIDTLQGQAKDDPKARERFLGIMHNQATRMARLIDDLLSLSRVELSAHVRPDTLVDLLPIILQVADGLEPLARERQVDVETHLPDAPVMIAGDREELLRLFENLIENALKYGASGGRVIVSLTPSTATDGAQEIRVMVRDFGPGIAPEHLPRLTERFYRVDVGDSRSQGGTGLGLSLVKHILNRHRGRLLIESVPRQGATFTACFPQAKTPALT, from the coding sequence ATGGCGATCGACGCCCCATCTTCTCCCAACACCCAGCCCTGGTCCGATCGGCTGCGGCACTCGACCATCATCCTGATCGCTGCGGCGCTGGCGCTGTCGGTGCTCGTCTCGCTGGGCGAGCTGTCGGCGCTGCCCGCCGCCATCGTGTTCCTCTGCATTGCGGCGGCGGCGCTGATCCCCTGGCGCCTGCACGATGCCGCCGCATCGCGCGACGACGTCAGGCGCATCAACAACCCGGTCGAGAGTGCGGCGGTGGCCGCCGTCGTCGCCGGCATGCCCGATCCCGCGGTGCTGCTCGACCGCGCCGGTCGCGTCATCCACCTCAACGCCGCTGCCGCTCAGCTCGCGCCGGCGCTGCGCAGGAACGAGCTCGCCCAGTTCGCGCTGCGCTCGCCGGAGATCATCACGGCGCTGCGCGAGGCGATCGCGACCACCGAACCGCGGCGCGCGACCTATCTCGACCACGTTCCGGTCGATCGCTGGCTGGAGCTCATGATCACGCCGGTGCCGGTGCCGACCACCTTCGGCGGCGCCGACAAATGCATGCTGATGACCTTCCACGACCAGACGCCGCTGCGTCGCGTCGAGGAGATGCGGGCCGATTTCGTCGCCAATGCCAGCCACGAGCTGCGCACGCCGCTCGCCGCCCTGTCGGGCTTCATCGACACGCTCCAGGGCCAGGCCAAGGACGATCCAAAGGCGCGCGAGCGCTTCCTCGGCATCATGCACAACCAGGCCACCCGCATGGCGCGCCTGATCGACGATTTGCTGTCGCTGTCGCGGGTCGAGCTATCGGCCCATGTCCGGCCGGACACCCTGGTCGACCTCTTGCCGATCATCCTCCAGGTCGCCGACGGGCTCGAGCCGCTGGCGCGGGAACGCCAGGTCGATGTCGAGACTCATCTGCCGGATGCCCCGGTGATGATCGCGGGCGACCGCGAGGAGCTGCTCCGCCTGTTCGAGAACCTGATCGAGAACGCGCTCAAATATGGCGCCTCGGGCGGTCGCGTCATCGTGTCGCTGACCCCAAGCACGGCCACTGATGGAGCTCAGGAAATTCGGGTCATGGTTCGCGATTTCGGCCCCGGCATCGCGCCCGAGCACCTGCCCCGGCTGACTGAACGCTTCTACCGGGTCGACGTCGGCGACAGCCGCTCGCAGGGCGGGACAGGACTCGGATTATCGCTGGTGAAACATATTCTTAACCGTCATCGCGGCCGGCTTCTGATCGAAAGCGTGCCCCGGCAGGGTGCCACTTTCACGGCCTGTTTTCCCCAGGCCAAGACTCCGGCTCTCACCTGA
- the phoU gene encoding phosphate signaling complex protein PhoU has translation MGTEHTAKAFDTDLQELTRLVAEMGGIAERMIVDSVDALIRRDVALGQRVVTIDAELDALQKRIEERAVLTIARRQPMAVDLREIVGAMRVATDLERIGDLAKNMGKRVAALETDFHPLKLFRGLEHMTDLVEQQVKSVLDAYAAHDLPAAMAVWKGDEEVDAICTSLFRELLTYMMEDPRNISFCIHLMFCAKNIERIGDHATNIAETVFYMIEGQAITDKRPKGDMTTFATTVPNT, from the coding sequence ATGGGTACTGAACATACCGCTAAGGCCTTCGACACCGACCTCCAGGAGCTCACTCGCCTGGTCGCCGAGATGGGCGGCATTGCCGAGCGCATGATCGTCGACTCCGTCGACGCGCTGATCCGCCGCGACGTTGCGCTCGGTCAGCGCGTCGTCACCATCGACGCCGAGCTCGACGCGCTCCAGAAGCGCATCGAGGAGCGCGCCGTGCTCACCATCGCCCGCCGCCAGCCGATGGCGGTGGATCTGCGCGAAATCGTCGGCGCCATGCGCGTCGCCACCGATCTCGAGCGTATCGGCGACCTCGCCAAGAACATGGGCAAGCGCGTCGCAGCGCTGGAGACGGACTTCCATCCGCTGAAACTGTTCCGCGGCCTGGAGCACATGACCGACCTCGTGGAGCAGCAGGTCAAGTCGGTGCTGGATGCCTATGCCGCGCACGACCTACCGGCGGCGATGGCAGTCTGGAAGGGCGACGAGGAAGTCGACGCCATCTGCACCTCGCTGTTCCGCGAGCTCCTCACCTACATGATGGAGGATCCGCGCAATATCTCGTTCTGCATCCACCTGATGTTCTGCGCCAAGAACATCGAACGGATCGGCGACCACGCCACCAACATCGCCGAGACCGTGTTCTACATGATCGAGGGGCAGGCGATCACCGACAAGCGGCCGAAGGGCGACATGACGACCTTCGCCACGACGGTCCCGAATACCTGA
- the pstA gene encoding phosphate ABC transporter permease PstA, with translation MNPIYARRRRVDVVIRALCLAAAAFGVTWLALILLTLLYNGLAGLNLQVFTENTPPPGSNEGGLLNAIVGSLIMTVLGVGIGAPLGMFAGTYLAEYGRNDKLTSVIRFINDILLSAPSIIIGLFIYGAVVVPMRGFSAIAGALALAVIVIPVVLRTTEDMLLLVPNALREAASALGLPRSLVIKRIAYRAARSGLITGVMLATARVAGETAPLLFTALSNQFFSLGLNKTMANLPVTINNFVQSPYAYWKQLAWSGALLITLTVLALNIGARILSAERTAK, from the coding sequence ATGAACCCGATTTATGCACGCCGCCGCCGCGTGGATGTCGTCATCCGCGCGCTCTGCCTGGCTGCCGCCGCCTTCGGCGTCACCTGGCTCGCGCTGATCCTGCTGACGCTGCTCTACAACGGTCTGGCCGGGCTCAACCTCCAGGTCTTCACCGAAAATACCCCGCCGCCCGGCTCGAACGAGGGCGGCCTGCTCAACGCCATCGTCGGCTCGCTGATCATGACCGTGCTTGGCGTCGGCATCGGCGCGCCCCTCGGCATGTTCGCCGGCACCTATCTCGCCGAGTACGGCCGCAACGACAAGCTGACCTCGGTGATCCGCTTCATCAACGACATCCTGCTCTCGGCGCCCTCGATCATCATCGGCCTGTTCATCTACGGCGCGGTCGTGGTGCCGATGCGCGGCTTCTCGGCGATCGCAGGTGCGCTCGCGCTCGCCGTGATCGTCATCCCGGTGGTGCTGCGCACGACCGAGGACATGCTGCTGCTGGTGCCGAATGCGCTGCGCGAGGCGGCCTCCGCGCTCGGTCTGCCGCGCTCGCTGGTGATCAAGCGCATCGCCTATCGCGCTGCGCGCTCCGGCCTCATCACTGGCGTGATGCTGGCGACCGCCCGCGTCGCCGGCGAGACCGCGCCGCTGCTGTTCACCGCGCTCTCGAACCAGTTCTTCAGCCTCGGCCTGAACAAGACGATGGCGAACCTGCCGGTGACCATCAACAATTTCGTGCAGAGCCCTTACGCCTACTGGAAGCAGCTCGCCTGGAGCGGTGCCCTGCTGATCACTTTGACCGTACTTGCCTTGAATATTGGCGCGCGCATCCTTAGCGCCGAGAGGACCGCAAAATGA
- the pstS gene encoding phosphate ABC transporter substrate-binding protein PstS, whose translation MNFLKTIVAAGLVAASTTAAFAADITGAGATFPFPIYSKWADAYKKETGNGLNYQSIGSGGGIKQIQAKTVTFGASDAPLKAEQLEKDGLVQWPMVMGAIVPVVNLEGVKPGELVFDGETLANIYLGKITKWDDAAIKKLNPNVKLPSDAITVVRRSDGSGTTFNFTNYLSKASADWKSKIGEGTAVEWPVGVGAKGNEGVSGNISQTKNSIGYVEYAYAKQNKLTYTGLVNKAGKPVQPTVEAFQAAAANADWSKAPGYYVILTDQPGDKSWPITAATFILMHKSATDKAASQEAIKFFRWAFKNGGKMAEELDYIPMPDSVVQQVEKTWAAEIKS comes from the coding sequence ATGAATTTCCTCAAAACTATCGTCGCTGCTGGCTTGGTCGCCGCATCGACGACTGCGGCCTTTGCGGCCGACATCACGGGAGCCGGCGCGACGTTCCCGTTCCCGATCTATTCGAAGTGGGCTGACGCCTACAAGAAGGAGACCGGCAACGGCCTGAACTACCAGTCGATCGGTTCCGGCGGCGGCATCAAGCAGATCCAGGCCAAGACCGTGACCTTCGGCGCCAGCGACGCGCCGCTCAAGGCCGAGCAGCTCGAGAAGGACGGCCTCGTCCAGTGGCCGATGGTGATGGGCGCGATCGTCCCCGTGGTCAACCTCGAGGGTGTGAAGCCGGGCGAGCTGGTGTTCGACGGCGAGACGCTGGCCAATATCTATCTCGGCAAGATCACCAAGTGGGACGATGCCGCGATCAAGAAGCTCAATCCGAACGTGAAGCTGCCGTCGGACGCCATCACCGTGGTCCGCCGCTCGGACGGTTCGGGCACCACCTTCAACTTCACCAACTACCTCTCCAAGGCCAGCGCGGACTGGAAGAGCAAGATCGGCGAGGGCACCGCGGTCGAGTGGCCGGTCGGCGTCGGCGCCAAGGGCAACGAAGGCGTGTCGGGCAACATCAGCCAGACCAAGAACTCGATCGGCTATGTCGAGTACGCCTATGCCAAGCAGAACAAGCTGACCTACACCGGTCTCGTCAACAAGGCCGGCAAGCCCGTGCAGCCGACCGTCGAGGCCTTCCAGGCGGCCGCCGCCAACGCCGACTGGTCCAAGGCTCCCGGCTACTACGTCATCCTGACCGACCAGCCCGGCGACAAGTCCTGGCCGATCACGGCGGCGACCTTCATCCTCATGCACAAGTCCGCCACTGACAAGGCGGCCTCGCAGGAAGCCATCAAGTTCTTCCGCTGGGCCTTCAAGAACGGCGGCAAGATGGCCGAGGAGCTCGACTACATCCCGATGCCCGACAGCGTCGTCCAGCAGGTGGAGAAGACCTGGGCTGCCGAGATCAAGAGCTGA
- the pstC gene encoding phosphate ABC transporter permease subunit PstC yields MAVQSDVIDDAGPYDRAKALSAFKLGDVTFYWITRLSAISVLLILGGIIISLVVGAFPAMKEYGLSFLWTQRWAPSADPPVLGALGPIYGTLVTSFIAMAIAIPVGLGIAIFLTELCPQWARRPIGMAIELLAGIPSIIYGMWGFFVLGPFLANTFQPFMIKIFDGVPVLGAIFAGPPSYLSLFNAALILAIMVLPFITSISVDVFKTVPPVLKEAAYGVGCTTWEVVRSVVIPYTRVGVIGGVMLALGRALGETMAVTFIIGNSFRISSSIFAPGTTISAAIASEFAESDGLHQSGLILLGLLLFVLTFFVLAAARLMLLRLEKKAGK; encoded by the coding sequence ATGGCCGTTCAGAGCGATGTAATCGACGACGCCGGACCGTATGATCGTGCCAAGGCTTTGAGCGCGTTCAAGCTCGGCGACGTCACCTTCTACTGGATCACGCGGCTTTCCGCGATCTCGGTGCTGCTGATCCTCGGCGGCATCATCATCTCGCTGGTCGTCGGTGCTTTCCCGGCGATGAAGGAATACGGCCTGTCGTTCCTGTGGACGCAGCGCTGGGCGCCGTCGGCCGATCCGCCCGTGCTCGGCGCGCTCGGACCGATCTACGGCACGCTGGTGACCTCGTTCATCGCGATGGCGATCGCCATTCCGGTCGGTCTTGGCATCGCCATCTTCCTCACTGAGCTCTGTCCGCAATGGGCGCGCCGCCCGATCGGCATGGCCATCGAGCTGCTCGCCGGCATTCCCTCGATCATCTACGGCATGTGGGGCTTCTTCGTGTTGGGCCCGTTCCTCGCCAACACCTTCCAGCCTTTCATGATCAAGATCTTCGACGGCGTTCCCGTGCTGGGCGCGATCTTCGCAGGTCCCCCGTCCTATCTCAGCCTGTTCAACGCCGCGCTGATCCTCGCCATCATGGTGCTGCCCTTCATCACCTCGATCTCGGTCGACGTGTTCAAGACGGTGCCGCCGGTGCTGAAGGAAGCCGCCTACGGCGTCGGCTGCACCACCTGGGAAGTCGTCCGCAGCGTGGTGATCCCCTACACCCGCGTCGGCGTGATCGGCGGCGTCATGCTGGCGCTGGGCCGAGCGCTCGGCGAGACCATGGCGGTGACCTTCATCATCGGCAACTCGTTCCGTATCTCCTCGTCGATCTTCGCACCGGGCACCACGATCTCGGCGGCGATCGCATCGGAGTTCGCCGAAAGCGACGGGTTGCACCAGTCCGGCCTGATCCTGCTCGGCCTGCTGTTGTTCGTGCTCACGTTCTTCGTGCTCGCGGCCGCGCGGCTGATGCTGCTGCGACTCGAAAAGAAGGCGGGAAAGTAA
- the pstB gene encoding phosphate ABC transporter ATP-binding protein PstB: MSDMSISVSTPVQPGSHPLPEAPAKVTVRNLNFYYGEHHALKNINLTLGTNRVTAFIGPSGCGKSTLLRIFNRMYDLYPGQRAVGQLMLDQTNILDPRLDLNLLRARVGMVFQKPTPFPMTIYENIAFGIRLYEKISKSEMDDRVEKALRGGALWNEVKDKLNASGLSLSGGQQQRLCIARTVAVRPEVILFDEPCSALDPISTAKVEELIQELSENYTIAIVTHNMQQAARVSDKTAFMYLGELIEFDDTSKIFTSPSDRRTQDYITGRFG, from the coding sequence ATGAGCGATATGTCTATTTCCGTCAGTACGCCCGTTCAGCCCGGCTCGCATCCGCTGCCGGAGGCGCCGGCCAAGGTGACGGTGCGCAACCTCAACTTCTATTACGGCGAGCACCACGCGCTGAAGAACATCAACCTGACGCTTGGCACCAACCGCGTCACGGCGTTCATCGGCCCGTCGGGCTGCGGCAAGTCGACCCTGCTGCGCATTTTCAACCGGATGTACGACCTCTATCCGGGGCAGCGCGCCGTGGGACAGTTGATGTTGGATCAGACCAACATCCTCGACCCCAGGCTGGACCTCAACCTGCTGCGCGCCCGCGTCGGCATGGTGTTCCAGAAGCCGACGCCGTTCCCGATGACGATCTACGAGAACATCGCGTTCGGCATCCGCCTCTACGAGAAGATCTCGAAGTCCGAGATGGACGACCGCGTCGAGAAGGCGCTGCGCGGCGGCGCGCTGTGGAACGAGGTCAAGGACAAGCTCAACGCCTCCGGCCTGTCGCTCTCCGGCGGCCAGCAGCAGCGCCTCTGCATCGCCCGCACGGTTGCGGTGCGTCCTGAGGTGATCCTGTTCGACGAGCCCTGCTCGGCGCTCGACCCGATCTCGACCGCCAAGGTCGAGGAGCTGATCCAGGAGCTGTCCGAGAACTACACGATCGCGATCGTCACCCATAACATGCAGCAGGCGGCGCGCGTCTCCGACAAGACCGCCTTCATGTATCTCGGCGAGCTGATCGAGTTCGACGACACCAGCAAGATCTTCACGTCGCCGAGCGATCGGCGCACGCAGGACTACATCACCGGCCGGTTCGGCTGA
- a CDS encoding OmpA family protein: protein MQKLFRWASKWWPGLIPLAVMWGFAAWNNTLPVEADLSARSSAALKDTVLDKTRIAVDGRDVSLAADAFSEEGRRDAVAAVETVPGVRLVDDRTRLVPEAKPFVWNAERDVVRVTLSGSAPLPSMRARLIEAARKEVAGVEVADQMGLARGAPPRFEVAAMLLLDQISKLKDGKITITDTKVNLSGMARELGGREAIAAALKNLPEGFSIAANDVKAPPYIFQAYKDPVAATVTLTGYVPDNTVHAAIATSASRKFFNEKVVDNLKASIGAPGSFNTAVVAALGALSRLSTGTLVVSDREVKLSGDALYEGAANDIRAGLGKDFPKNWQYKPEITVKPAAGPVDGTVCQQLFSDLLAKGKIRFAAKRADIDPDSAGILDHLIETALRCPTINIEVAGHTDADGEDSFNQALSEKRAQAVIDYLVKSGLPASRFTAVGHGSTQPLAGNDTDEGKAQNRRIEFLVR from the coding sequence ATGCAGAAGCTTTTCAGGTGGGCCAGCAAATGGTGGCCGGGGCTGATCCCCCTGGCCGTCATGTGGGGATTTGCGGCCTGGAATAACACCTTGCCGGTCGAGGCGGATCTGTCGGCCCGAAGCTCGGCGGCGCTTAAGGATACCGTCCTGGACAAGACCCGGATCGCGGTCGATGGCCGCGATGTCAGTCTTGCCGCGGACGCCTTCTCCGAGGAGGGGCGCCGCGACGCCGTGGCGGCCGTCGAAACCGTCCCCGGGGTGCGGCTGGTCGACGACCGGACCCGCCTTGTTCCCGAGGCCAAGCCCTTCGTCTGGAACGCCGAACGTGACGTGGTGCGGGTGACCCTGTCGGGCTCCGCGCCGCTGCCCTCGATGCGGGCGCGGCTGATCGAGGCGGCGCGCAAGGAAGTCGCCGGTGTCGAGGTGGCCGATCAGATGGGTCTGGCACGCGGTGCGCCGCCACGGTTCGAGGTCGCCGCGATGTTGCTGCTCGACCAGATCAGCAAGCTCAAGGACGGCAAGATTACGATCACGGACACCAAGGTCAATCTGTCGGGCATGGCGCGCGAGCTCGGCGGCCGTGAGGCGATTGCCGCCGCATTGAAGAACCTGCCCGAGGGCTTTTCGATTGCTGCCAACGACGTCAAGGCGCCGCCCTACATCTTCCAGGCCTACAAGGATCCGGTGGCCGCGACGGTGACGCTGACCGGCTACGTGCCGGACAACACCGTCCACGCGGCGATCGCCACCAGCGCCTCGCGAAAGTTCTTCAACGAGAAGGTCGTCGACAATCTCAAGGCCAGCATCGGCGCACCCGGCTCGTTCAACACCGCCGTGGTCGCAGCGCTCGGCGCGCTGTCGCGACTGTCTACCGGCACGCTCGTGGTCTCGGATCGCGAGGTGAAGCTGTCGGGTGATGCGCTCTACGAGGGTGCCGCCAACGACATCCGCGCAGGCCTTGGCAAGGACTTTCCGAAGAACTGGCAATACAAGCCGGAAATCACGGTGAAGCCCGCGGCCGGCCCCGTCGACGGCACCGTGTGCCAGCAGCTGTTCTCGGACCTCCTCGCCAAGGGCAAGATCCGCTTTGCAGCCAAGCGCGCGGACATCGATCCGGATTCCGCGGGCATTCTCGATCATCTGATCGAGACGGCGTTGCGCTGCCCCACAATCAATATCGAGGTCGCCGGGCATACCGATGCCGACGGCGAGGACTCCTTCAACCAGGCTCTCTCGGAGAAGCGCGCGCAGGCGGTGATCGATTATCTGGTCAAGTCCGGCCTGCCCGCCAGCCGGTTCACTGCGGTCGGCCACGGCAGCACGCAGCCCCTCGCCGGCAACGACACGGACGAGGGCAAGGCGCAGAACCGCCGCATCGAATTTCTGGTGAGGTGA
- a CDS encoding lysylphosphatidylglycerol synthase domain-containing protein, translating to MLEAIRRATSFLRQKQILHKLGVVTSIAVIGIACYVLYHMLRGIDRNEVIEAIKSTEPSQIAMAALFVAAGYFTLTFYDLFATRAIGHAHVPYRINALAAFTSYSIGHNVGASVFTGGAVRYRIYSAYGLNAIDVAKICFLAGLTFWLGNAAVLGLGIAYHPEAAASIDQLPAWLNRTLAMMIIVGLVAYVVWVWTQPRVVGRGPWTVVLPGGPLTLLQIAIGIVDLGFCALAMYVLVPDEPNLGFVVVAVIFVSATLLGFASHSPGGLGVFDAAMLVGLWQMDREELLGGMLLFRVLYYLSPFVISVILLTLREVIIGARSKRLQQAALKLDPGPAREAAYVRERSDSGA from the coding sequence ATGCTGGAAGCCATACGCAGGGCGACGTCGTTTCTGCGCCAGAAGCAAATCCTGCATAAGCTTGGAGTTGTGACCAGCATCGCGGTCATCGGCATCGCTTGCTATGTGCTCTACCACATGCTGCGCGGCATCGATCGCAACGAGGTGATCGAGGCGATCAAGAGCACCGAGCCGAGCCAGATTGCTATGGCGGCCCTATTCGTCGCTGCGGGCTATTTCACCCTGACCTTCTACGACCTTTTCGCCACGCGCGCGATCGGCCACGCCCACGTGCCCTACCGGATTAACGCGCTCGCCGCCTTCACCAGCTATTCGATCGGTCACAATGTCGGCGCCAGCGTCTTCACCGGCGGCGCGGTGCGCTATCGCATCTACTCGGCCTATGGGCTGAACGCGATCGACGTCGCCAAGATCTGCTTCCTCGCCGGCCTGACCTTCTGGCTCGGCAATGCCGCCGTGCTCGGCCTTGGCATCGCCTACCATCCGGAGGCCGCCGCCTCGATCGACCAGCTGCCGGCCTGGCTGAACCGGACGCTGGCGATGATGATCATCGTGGGGCTGGTCGCCTATGTGGTCTGGGTCTGGACCCAGCCGCGGGTGGTGGGACGCGGGCCCTGGACCGTGGTGCTGCCGGGCGGGCCGCTGACGCTGCTCCAGATCGCGATCGGCATCGTCGATCTCGGTTTCTGCGCGCTCGCCATGTACGTGCTGGTCCCGGACGAGCCCAATCTCGGCTTCGTCGTGGTCGCGGTGATCTTCGTCTCGGCGACCCTGCTCGGCTTTGCCAGCCATTCGCCCGGAGGTCTTGGTGTGTTCGACGCCGCCATGCTGGTTGGCCTCTGGCAGATGGACCGGGAGGAGCTTCTGGGCGGAATGCTGCTGTTCCGCGTCCTCTATTATCTGTCCCCCTTTGTCATATCTGTAATCTTGCTGACGCTTCGCGAAGTTATAATCGGCGCACGTTCGAAGCGCCTGCAGCAGGCGGCGCTCAAGCTAGACCCCGGCCCGGCGCGTGAGGCCGCCTATGTGAGAGAGCGCAGCGACAGCGGCGCCTGA
- a CDS encoding GcrA family cell cycle regulator, which produces MTVLTWSDDRVEQLKKLWEAGLSASQIAAELGNVTRNAVIGKVHRLGLSGRAKSPSSAAPRPRKARPAQHMMRVTRPISRGNTALAQAFEVEVEAEPVTYDNVVPMSQRLSLLELNEATCHWPVGDPSSPDFFFCGGKALSGLPYCAQHSRVAYQPAADRRRAPAKPSTR; this is translated from the coding sequence ATGACGGTTTTGACCTGGTCCGACGATCGCGTCGAGCAGCTGAAAAAGCTCTGGGAGGCCGGACTTTCGGCCAGCCAGATCGCGGCCGAGCTCGGCAATGTGACCCGCAATGCCGTGATCGGCAAAGTGCACAGGCTCGGCCTGTCCGGCCGCGCCAAAAGTCCTTCCTCGGCCGCGCCCCGGCCGCGCAAGGCGCGTCCGGCGCAGCACATGATGCGAGTGACCCGCCCGATCTCGCGCGGCAACACCGCGCTCGCGCAGGCCTTCGAGGTCGAGGTGGAGGCCGAGCCGGTCACCTACGACAACGTGGTGCCGATGAGCCAGCGGCTGTCGCTGCTGGAGCTGAACGAGGCGACCTGCCACTGGCCGGTCGGCGATCCCTCGAGCCCGGATTTCTTCTTCTGCGGCGGCAAGGCGCTGTCCGGCCTGCCCTACTGCGCCCAGCACTCGCGCGTCGCCTATCAGCCGGCCGCGGATCGCCGGCGTGCACCGGCCAAGCCGAGCACGCGGTGA
- a CDS encoding polysaccharide deacetylase family protein, translated as MKQLRNNVIRAGLEALYFSGAHHLLRPLLSGVGAIFMLHHVRPAREAAFQPNRHLEVTPDFLRATLCHLRSRDIDIVSMDELHERLAQGRFDRRFAAFTLDDGYRDNLDYALPVLREFDAPLAVYVASDFAEGTGRLWWIALEAVIAKTEQIDVKIGHSALRLDTTTPAAKRAAFERLHDWLRALPGEHDLKREIEALCTTYGVDMEALCRSLCLSWDEVKTLAADPLVTIGAHSISHCNLAKQAEEIATQEMAASRVRIEQALERPVLHFAYPYGDREAAGDREFALAAAAGFKTAVTTRPGMLFAENAGHMTALPRVSLNGNYQDARILPVLTSGAATAMWNGFRRIAAA; from the coding sequence ATGAAACAACTCCGCAACAACGTCATCCGCGCCGGGCTGGAAGCGCTCTATTTCAGCGGGGCGCACCACCTGTTGCGCCCATTGCTGTCCGGCGTCGGCGCCATTTTCATGCTGCATCACGTGCGGCCGGCCCGCGAGGCTGCGTTCCAGCCGAACCGGCATCTCGAAGTCACCCCGGATTTCCTGCGCGCGACGCTGTGCCATTTGCGATCGCGCGACATCGACATCGTCAGCATGGACGAGCTGCATGAGCGGCTGGCGCAGGGCCGGTTCGACCGGCGCTTCGCCGCCTTCACCCTCGACGACGGCTATCGCGACAATCTGGACTATGCGCTGCCGGTTCTGCGCGAATTTGACGCGCCTTTGGCCGTCTATGTCGCGAGCGATTTTGCCGAGGGCACCGGACGTCTGTGGTGGATCGCACTGGAAGCGGTGATCGCCAAGACCGAGCAGATCGACGTGAAAATCGGCCACTCCGCGCTGCGGCTCGATACGACGACGCCCGCTGCCAAGCGGGCGGCGTTCGAGCGCCTGCACGACTGGCTGCGTGCGCTGCCGGGCGAGCACGACCTGAAGCGCGAGATCGAAGCCCTCTGCACGACTTACGGCGTCGACATGGAAGCGCTGTGCCGCAGCCTCTGCCTGTCCTGGGACGAGGTGAAGACACTGGCCGCCGATCCCCTGGTCACGATCGGCGCCCATTCCATCAGCCATTGCAATCTCGCCAAACAGGCCGAAGAGATCGCCACGCAGGAAATGGCGGCGAGCCGCGTCCGGATCGAGCAGGCGCTGGAACGCCCCGTGCTGCATTTCGCCTATCCCTATGGCGACCGTGAAGCGGCGGGCGATCGCGAATTCGCGCTCGCGGCGGCAGCCGGGTTCAAGACCGCAGTGACCACACGGCCCGGCATGCTGTTCGCCGAGAATGCCGGCCACATGACCGCGCTGCCGCGTGTCTCGCTCAACGGCAACTATCAGGACGCACGGATTCTGCCGGTCCTGACCTCGGGCGCGGCGACCGCGATGTGGAACGGTTTTCGCCGCATCGCGGCGGCCTGA
- the phoB gene encoding phosphate regulon transcriptional regulator PhoB — MGARIMVVEDEEALTELLRYNLEGDGYDVETVMRGDDADTRLKEHIPDLIVLDWMLPGLSGIELCRRLRTRPETKQLPIIMLTARGEESERVRGLATGADDYIVKPFSVPELLARVKGLLRRASPERLATVLAYGDIELDRDKRRVARSGRPIDLGPTEYRLLEFFLEHPGRVFSREQLLDSVWGRDIYIDERTVDVHIGRLRKLLNLGREQDPIRTVRGAGYALDDRFAKAEQT; from the coding sequence ATGGGCGCACGCATTATGGTGGTTGAAGACGAGGAAGCTCTCACCGAGCTTCTTCGTTACAACCTCGAAGGCGACGGCTATGACGTGGAGACGGTGATGCGCGGCGACGATGCCGACACCCGCCTCAAGGAACACATCCCCGATCTGATCGTGCTCGACTGGATGCTGCCGGGACTGTCCGGCATCGAGCTGTGCCGGCGGCTGCGCACCCGTCCCGAGACCAAGCAGCTTCCGATCATCATGCTCACCGCGCGCGGCGAGGAGAGCGAGCGGGTGCGGGGTCTTGCGACCGGTGCCGACGACTACATCGTCAAGCCGTTCTCGGTGCCGGAGCTGTTGGCGCGCGTGAAGGGTCTGTTGCGGCGCGCAAGCCCGGAGCGGCTTGCCACCGTGCTCGCCTATGGCGACATCGAGCTCGACCGCGACAAGCGCCGCGTGGCGCGCTCGGGCCGGCCGATTGATCTCGGCCCGACCGAATATCGCCTGCTGGAGTTCTTCCTGGAGCATCCCGGCCGCGTGTTCTCACGCGAGCAGCTGCTCGACAGCGTCTGGGGTCGCGACATCTACATCGACGAGCGTACCGTCGACGTCCATATCGGCCGCCTGCGCAAGCTGCTCAATCTCGGCCGCGAGCAGGACCCGATCCGCACGGTCCGTGGCGCAGGGTACGCGCTGGATGATCGCTTTGCGAAGGCGGAGCAGACGTAA